One Bartonella sp. TP genomic window carries:
- a CDS encoding S41 family peptidase yields MLRRAMNLFIGFLLGIIFLISIQHCFADNSETYKELSVFGDVFERVKQEYVFEPNDKKMVESAINGMLLALDPHSSYMDAQEAKEMKNMTNGEFAGLGIEVTLDHGLVKVVSPMVGTPAAKAGILAGDLISKIDGKEVLGLPLKDSVAKMRGKVDSAVKLTIIRKAVAKPMEFEIKRAVIKIDDLHYEIADDIGYIRLLQFTGHTYGDLSSAIAKIKKTIPTTKLKGYVLDLRLNPGGLLDQAVRVADGFLEVGEIVSTRGREQRTQMRFNAKKGDLTDGKPLVVLINGGTASAAEIVAGALQDNKRAKILGTRSFGKGSVQTIIPLPQGGGLRLTTALYYTPSGRSIQGHGIDPDIEVVEPVPAKYKGLKVTIGESELSGHIKGTLENDKGSGSSVYVPEKPEEDLQLKAAYKLLREQSLIVAKSGDQK; encoded by the coding sequence ATGTTACGAAGAGCTATGAATTTATTTATAGGGTTTTTATTAGGCATTATCTTCCTAATTTCTATACAACATTGTTTTGCTGATAATAGCGAAACCTATAAAGAGCTGAGTGTTTTTGGAGATGTATTTGAACGGGTTAAACAGGAATATGTTTTTGAGCCAAATGATAAAAAGATGGTAGAAAGTGCCATAAATGGTATGTTGTTAGCTCTTGACCCTCATTCTTCTTATATGGACGCGCAAGAAGCCAAAGAAATGAAAAATATGACCAATGGAGAATTTGCAGGATTGGGCATAGAGGTAACGTTAGATCATGGATTGGTCAAGGTGGTTTCGCCCATGGTAGGCACGCCCGCGGCGAAGGCGGGGATCTTGGCTGGTGATTTAATTTCTAAGATAGATGGCAAAGAGGTTTTAGGGCTGCCGCTTAAGGACAGTGTAGCAAAAATGCGCGGAAAAGTAGATTCTGCCGTAAAGCTTACAATAATTCGTAAGGCTGTAGCGAAGCCTATGGAATTTGAGATAAAGCGCGCTGTTATTAAAATAGATGATCTGCATTATGAAATAGCAGATGATATAGGATATATAAGATTATTGCAGTTTACAGGGCATACTTATGGAGATTTATCTAGCGCGATAGCTAAAATCAAAAAAACCATACCAACTACTAAGCTTAAAGGCTATGTGTTGGATCTTAGATTAAATCCTGGTGGTTTATTAGACCAGGCGGTTAGAGTCGCAGATGGTTTCTTAGAAGTTGGCGAAATAGTTTCTACACGTGGCCGAGAACAGCGTACGCAGATGCGCTTTAACGCAAAAAAAGGTGATTTAACTGATGGTAAACCTTTAGTGGTTTTGATAAATGGTGGTACTGCAAGTGCTGCAGAAATTGTAGCTGGGGCATTGCAGGATAATAAAAGGGCAAAAATTTTAGGTACTCGTTCTTTTGGTAAAGGCTCTGTACAGACTATAATTCCATTACCACAAGGTGGGGGCCTGCGCTTAACTACGGCACTGTACTACACACCTAGCGGGCGTTCGATTCAAGGCCATGGCATTGATCCAGATATTGAAGTTGTTGAACCTGTTCCGGCAAAATATAAGGGGCTCAAAGTGACCATAGGGGAGTCAGAGCTCAGTGGCCATATTAAAGGTACCTTAGAGAATGATAAAGGCTCCGGATCTTCTGTTTATGTTCCTGAAAAACCAGAAGAAGATTTGCAATTAAAAGCTGCTTATAAATTGCTACGAGAACAGAGTTTGATAGTTGCTAAAAGCGGAGACCAAAAGTGA